The Pecten maximus chromosome 11, xPecMax1.1, whole genome shotgun sequence genome has a segment encoding these proteins:
- the LOC117338491 gene encoding piggyBac transposable element-derived protein 4-like: MQVYRGREFDPVPPGQLQGTNVVVELLQGSSLLHKGYHVFCDSFFTSLNLGHRLLQLNTYLTGTLRKNRPMPHLVKDANQPGNTVYLRRGDFLCLSHFGADEKKPVRLLSTILPAQELGSGKPRVIASYNTNMGAVNMNDGILHSYGKQRKCQKVWKKILVHLLFRILMNSYILYKENTALRAKSRLQYIQAVIEALAGTKKPDNPRRRAVKKVSLITLPQKKEKDCCVCSSRMRHGRGIRRRSRTICSLCERGLHRQCIGRHLNCIEQ, from the exons ATGCAAGTTTACAGGGGACGTGAATTCGACCCAGTTCCACCAGGACAACTCCAAGGAACAAACGTAGTTGTAGAGCTCCTACAAGGATCGTCACTTCTTCATAAAGGCTATCACGTATTTTGTGATAGTTTCTTCACGTCCTTGAATCTTGGACACAGACTTCTCCAACTTAACACATACTTGACCG GAACTTTACGAAAGAATCGACCAATGCCGCACCTCGTCAAGGACGCGAACCAGCCAGGGAACACTGTCTACTTGCGACGTGGCGACTTTTTGTGTCTGTCTCATTTCGGCGCAGATGAAAAGAAACCTGTCAGGTTGCTATCGACTATTCTACCAGCACAAGAACTGGGATCAGGTAAACCGCGTGTCATCGCATCATACAATACCAACATGGGAGCGGTAAACATGAATGATGGTATTCTACATTCATATGGAAAGCAGAGGAAATGCCAAAAGGTATGGAAGAAAATACTGGTGCATTTATTGTTTAGAATCCTTATGAATtcctatatactttataagGAAAACACTGCACTGAGAGCAAAAAGCCGCCTGCAGTATATCCAAGCCGTTATTGAAGCACTCGCTGGAACGAAGAAACCTGACAACCCTCGCCGCCGAGCAGTGAAGAAAGTTTCCTTAATCACTTTGCCACAAAAGAAGGAGAAAGACTGCTGTGTCTGTTCTTCACGTATGCGCCATGGCCGTGGAATACGTCGTCGAAGCAGAACGATTTGTTCATTGTGTGAGCGGGGACTTCATCGCCAATGTATTGGACGGCATTTGAACTGCATTGAACAATAG